In the Paroedura picta isolate Pp20150507F chromosome 15, Ppicta_v3.0, whole genome shotgun sequence genome, one interval contains:
- the LOC143824629 gene encoding chymotrypsin-C-like, whose protein sequence is MFKLVFFAVFLAYAHGCGKPAYLPNTSRVVGGEDARPHSWPWQISLQYNKNGAWAHTCGGTLIDASWVLTAAHCISSSRTYRVVLGKQNLEEEEAGSVAVAVEKLIVHEKWNSFLIVNDIALLKLAEPVQFSDTIQPSCLPDAEAVLAQDYPCYITGWGRLWTNGPISDNLQQALLPVVDHQTCTQRDWWGSTVRTTMVCAGGNGVVSGCNGDSGGPLNCQSANSWEVHGIVSFGSGLGCNTAKKPTVFTRVSAYIPWITEKINEN, encoded by the exons ATGTTCAAACTCGTCTTTTTTGCTGTTTTCCTGGCATATG CCCATGGCTGTGGCAAGCCGGCATATTTGCCAAATACTTCTCGAGTTGTTGGAGGTGAGGATGCTAGACCCCACAGTTGGCCGTGGCAG ATCTCTCTCCAATACAACAAGAACGGCGCCTGGGCTCACACTTGTGGCGGGACCCTGATCGACGCCAGCTGGGTCTTGACGGCTGCTCATTGCATCAG CTCCAGCCGGACCTATCGCGTCGTCCTGGGCAAGCAgaacctggaagaagaagaagccggTTCGGTGGCCGTAGCCGTGGAGAAGCTGATCGTCCACGAGAAATGGAACTCCTTCCTGATTGT GAACGACATTGCTCTTCTCAAGCTCGCTGAGCCCGTCCAGttcagtgacaccatccagccGTCTTGCCTGCCCGACGCAGAGGCCGTGCTGGCCCAGGATTACCCCTGCTACATCACCGGATGGGGACGCCTGTGGA CTAACGGCCCCATCTCCGACAACCTCCAGCAGGCCCTTCTGCCCGTCGTGGACCACCAGACTTGCACCCAGCGTGACTGGTGGGGCTCCACGGTTCGGACCACCATGGTGTGCGCAGGAGGAAACGGTGTCGTTTCAGGGTGCAAC GGGGATTCTGGTGGCCCCTTGAACTGCCAAAGCGCCAACTCTTGGGAAGTTCACGGGATCGTGAGCTTTGGATCGGGGCTGGGCTGCAACACTGCTAAGAAGCCAACCGTTTTCACCCGGGTATCTGCTTACATCCCTTGGATAACGGAG AAAATCAACGAGAACTGA
- the LOC143824627 gene encoding chymotrypsin-like elastase family member 2A: protein MQATMIRVFFAALALAAAASGCGVPAYTPNLSRVVGGEAVKPNSWPWQVSLQYSSSSSWHHTCGGTLIATNWVMTAAHCISSSRTYRVQLGKYDLTASEKGSLTVSPKKIVVHPKWDSSKVSNGNDIALIKLSEHVTLSDKIQLACLPKSDKILSANTACYITGWGRLQTNGASPKVLQQGRLLVVDHATCSKSSWWGSSIKTSMVCAGGDGVISGCNGDSGGPLNCKSGSKWEVHGIASFVSAQGCNYYQKPTVFTRVSAFTDWIAEMMKKY from the exons ATGCAAGCGACCATGATTCGGGTCTTCTTTGCTGCTCTTGCGTTGGCCGCTGCGG CTTCGGGCTGTGGGGTCCCCGCCTACACACCCAACCTGTCCAGAGTCGTGGGAGGAGAAGCTGTCAAACCCAACAGCTGGCCCTGGCAG GTCTCTCTTCAGTACagctccagcagcagctggcatCACACATGTGGGGGGACCCTCATAGCTACCAACTGGGTCATGACGGCAGCTCACTGCATCAG cTCCTCTCGGACCTACCGCGTGCAGCTCGGGAAGTACGACCTGACCGCCAGCGAGAAAGGATCGCTCACGGTCTCTCCGAAAAAGATCGTGGTGCACCCCAAATGGGACTCGAGCAAAGTTTCCAATGG GAACGACATCGCACTGATCAAACTCTCCGAGCACGTCACCCTGAGTGACAAAATCCAGCTGGCCTGCCTGCCCAAATCCGACAAGATCTTATCGGCAAACACCGCCTGTTACATAACTGGCTGGGGAAGGCTGCAAA CCAATGGTGCGTCTCCAAAAGTCCTCCAGCAAGGCCGCCTGCTCGTGGTGGATCACGCGACCTGCTCCAAGTCCAGCTGGTGGGGCAGCAGCATAAAAACCAGTATGGTTTGCGCGGGCGGTGATGGTGTCATATCTGGCTGCAAT GGGGACTCCGGCGGTCCGCTGAACTGCAAATCCGGTAGCAAGTGGGAGGTGCACGGCATAGCCAGTTTCGTCTCCGCTCAGGGATGCAACTACTACCAGAAGCCCACTGTTTTCACCCGAGTCTCTGCTTTCACCGACTGGATCGCTGAG ATGATGAAAAAATATTAA
- the LOC143824628 gene encoding chymotrypsin-like elastase family member 2A, with translation MIGVLLAALTLASAASGCGVPAFQPNLSRVVGGEAVRPNSWPWQASLQYTSSGNWHHTCGGTLIATNWVMTAAHCISSSRTYRVQLGKYDLTASEKGSLTVSPKKIVVHPKWDSSKVSSGNDIALIKLSEHVALSDKIQPACLPPANNILPGNTACYVTGWGRLQTNGASPKVLQQGRLLVVNHATCSQSSWWGSTVKTSMVCAGGDGVISSCNGDSGGPLNCKSGSKWEVHGVVSFGSSLGCNYYRKPSVFTRVSAFNAWIAEVMQKY, from the exons ATGATTGGGGTCCTCCTCGCCGCTCTTACATTGGCCTCTGCGG CTTCGGGCTGTGGGGTCCCCGCTTTCCAGCCCAACCTGTCCAGAGTCGTGGGAGGAGAAGCTGTCAGACCCAACAGCTGGCCCTGGCAG GCCTCCCTCCAGTACACCTCCAGTGGCAACTGGCATCACACATGTGGGGGGACCCTCATAGCTACCAACTGGGTCATGACGGCAGCTCACTGCATCAG cTCCTCCCGGACCTACCGTGTGCAGCTCGGGAAGTACGACCTGACCGCCAGCGAGAAAGGATCGCTCACGGTCTCTCCGAAAAAGATCGTGGTGCACCCCAAATGGGACTCAAGCAAGGTTTCCAGCGG GAACGACATCGCACTGATCAAACTTTCCGAGCACGTCGCCCTGAGTGACAAAATCCAGCCGGCGTGCCTGCCCCCTGCTAACAACATCTTACCTGGGAACACAGCTTGTTACGTCACTGGCTGGGGAAGGCTGCAAA CCAATGGTGCTTCCCCAAAAGTCCTCCAGCAAGGCCGCCTGCTTGTGGTGAACCACGCAACCTGCTCCCAGTCCAGTTGGTGGGGCAGCACAGTAAAAACCAGCATGGTCTGTGCGGGCGGGGATGGCGTCATCTCTAGCTGCAAT ggCGACTCTGGCGGTCCGCTGAACTGTAAATCCGGCAGCAAGTGGGAGGTGCACGGGGTGGTCAGTTTCGGCTCTTCGCTGGGATGCAACTACTACCGCAAGCCTTCCGTTTTCACCCGAGTCTCTGCTTTCAACGCCTGGATCGCTGAG GTGATGCAAAAGTATTAA